Proteins encoded in a region of the Mercenaria mercenaria strain notata chromosome 1, MADL_Memer_1, whole genome shotgun sequence genome:
- the LOC123526497 gene encoding uncharacterized protein LOC123526497 — METGSVSSIPSSSISNSSARSTPIPSAYKPITQSASILALAKTPDEDLIRRNPDDLLHIIRRLEVENRNVIAEHSNVVKDVNKKMQILLLEVRGLKDINQNLQDDNQELRDLCCFLDDDRQRGRKLAREWQRFGRYTASVMRSEVSAYQEKLKELETKQQELISDNLDLKELCLYLDQERLRASQPRDEGDGSSSSTVAGTEDQNDIELVPVSQLQNNSTNADTESATNDYIRQLEDKVRHLEKEKKKVSKLTGRNADNQGKETPHIQVTGTERVGPDGTQAVDNSGGQGTNPHKPEAVVHAMKVLEVHENLERPQTAVGEENTLDDKEKAIVREMCNVVWRKLGNVKAEQQQEAQNAMQPPVYENLQPVRSKSTPPETSEKSPSGQPIGDRYSTGPEQGLRSSTELLGPGPGQPAAYIQRTDNSRGHTVFQVTPTYSGHDARRPDEYSGPYQGMIPQTTQSQRPPPGSSSQPQGQPQPNTHYSSQQGRYGYVHTSRSTPVTPTPQQQSQPPNVTQKMEPRSHSPGPVRRAVTPKAADMQRSQSPGPKPRNQYPRSDSQSSVSHNVPVYQNHPAPSNMGDNSYENVPPGYYYNSQTSQKYGSSHNRSQDMVSSSYDYPVPPPHAYSQSSYPDYSAQSSNKTSRPSNAYSTPSSSQNQRPLPSSSQSPPFYQNMPVRNPTPAKTNVRDHSPHGSRYPSQNTPPTPLPQGQYSSHRNTPSNQSYSHTSYPASSQTHPTYSSSTSSGYSSQPPAYNAPPQYQDKRSSYIEARDSNQRQYDDRRNVDHYYNK; from the exons ATGGAGACAGGTAGTGTATCATCCATTCCTTCATCTAGTATTTCTAACTCGAGTGCTAGAAGTACCCCTATACCTAGTGCATACAAACCTATCACCCAGAGTGCATCTATCCTTGCACTCGCCAAGACTCCAGATGAAGACTTGATAAGGCGTAACCCAGATGATCTCCTTCATATTATTCGGAGACTTGAAGTAGAAAACCGAAACGTCATAGCAGAACATTCAAATGTTGTTAAAGATGtgaacaaaaaaatgcaaattttactGTTAGAAGTCAGAGGGCTGAAAGATATCAATCAGAATCTACAAGATGATAATCAAGAGTTGCGTGACTTATGTTGTTTCCTTGACGATGATCGGCAACGTGGCAGGAAGCTTGCACGAGAGTGGCAGAGGTTTGGTCGTTATACAGCGAGTGTGATGAGAAGTGAAGTATCAGCATACCAGGAAAAGTTGAAAGAGCTTGAAACAAAACAGCAGGAGCTGATATCTGATAACCTTGATTTGAAAGAGCTGTGTCTTTACTTGGATCAAGAACGTTTGAGGGCGAGTCAGCCTCGTGATGAGGGTGATGGAAGCAGTAGTAGCACGGTAGCAGGAACTGAGGATCAGAATGACATTGAACTTGTACCAGTCAGTCAACTCCAGAACAATAGCACCAATGCAGACACTGAATCTG CAACAAATGATTATATACGCCAGCTTGAAGACAAAGTTCGGCACCTTGAGAAGGAAAAGAAGAAAGTTTCAAAG CTAACTGGCAGAAATGCTGACAATCAAGGAAAAGAAACGCCACATATTCAG GTTACTGGTACCGAGCGTGTTGGTCCTGATGGTACACAAGCTGTGGACAATAGTGGAGGCCAAGGAACCAATCCTCACAAACCAGAAGCTGTTGTACATGCCATGAAG GTGTTAGAAGTACATGAAAACTTGGAGAGACCCCAGACTGCGGTGGGTGAGGAGAACACACTGGACGATAAAGAGAAGGCCATTGTCAGAGAAATGTGTAAT GTTGTATGGAGGAAGTTGGGCAATGTGAAAGCAGAGCAGCAACAGGAGGCACAGAATGCTATGCAGCCTCCAGTCTATGAAAACCTGCAGCCAGTACGGAGTAAGAGCACCCCACCAGAGACATCAGAGAAAAGTCCATCTGGGCAACCTATAGGAGACAGATACTCTACAGGACCGGAACAAGGTTTGAGGTCAAGCACAGAACTACTGGGGCCAGGGCCTGGTCAGCCAGCGGCTTACATACAGAGGACTGATAATAGTAGAGGTCATACAGTTTTTCAGGTTACACCTACATACTCCGGGCATGATGCACGGAGACCTGATGAATATTCTGGGCCCTATCAAGGGATGATTCCCCAAACTACTCAGTCTCAGAGACCTCCCCCTGGGTCCAGCTCCCAACCTCAAGGTCAACCACAACCAAACACACATTATTCAAGTCAACAGGGTCGTTATGGTTATGTACACACATCAAGGTCAACCCCAGTAACCCCAACACCACAACAACAAAGTCAGCCTCCAAATGTCACTCAGAAAATGGAACCCAGGAGTCACTCTCCTGGTCCTGTCAGGAGGGCAGTGACACCAAAGGCAGCAGACATGCAACGTAGCCAGTCTCCAGGTCCTAAACCCAGAAATCAGTATCCTAGATCTGACTCCCAGTCATCAGTCAGTCATAATGTGCCAGTTTATCAGAATCACCCTGCTCCTAGTAATATGGGAGACAACTCGTATGAGAATGTCCCTCCAGGTTACTATTATAACAgtcaaacatcacaaaaatatGGTTCAAGTCATAATCGTTCACAAGATATGGTCAGTTCAAGTTATGATTACCCAGTTCCTCCCCCTCATGCTTATTCCCAATCTTCCTACCCAGATTACAGTGCACAAAGTTCAAACAAAACTTCACGACCGTCTAATGCCTACAGTACCCCATCATCCTCACAGAATCAGCGCCCACTGCCATCCAGCTCTCAGTCTCCTCCATTTTATCAGAACATGCCAGTGAGGAACCCAACACCAGCAAAAACTAATGTTAGGGATCATTCTCCACATGGATCACGCTACCCAAGCCAAAATACCCCGCCCACACCTCTACCTCAAGGCCAGTACTCATCACACAGAAACACCCCTTCTAACCAGTCATACAGTCATACATCTTACCCTGCTTCCTCCCAGACCCACCCAACCTATTCTTCATCCACCTCCTCTGGTTACAGCTCTCAGCCGCCTGCATACAATGCTCCACCTCAGTACCAAGACAAGCGTTCAAGCTATATTGAAGCAAGGGACAGTAACCAACGGCAATATGATGACAGGAGAAATGTAGatcattattataacaaataG